A genomic window from Chitinophaga pollutisoli includes:
- a CDS encoding efflux RND transporter permease subunit, whose protein sequence is MIHRIIEWSVRNRVTVLVLAALLFGWGWYAVKTNPVDAIPDLSENQVIVFTEWMGRGPQLVEDQITYPLVTNLQGLPQIKYVRGSSMFGMSFIYVIFEDDTDIYWARERVLERLGTATRTLPEGVSPQLGPDGTGVGHILWYTLEAPGMDLGEQRALQDWYIKFALQNVKGVSEIASFGGFQPQYQVTADPNKLLYYGLTPADVIAAVRANNNESGGRKFEMSDIGYIIKTTGYLSSIADIEQIAVKTVNGVPVRVADVATVQMTGEPRLGIFDQNGEGERVGGIVVMRYGENAAEVIGRVKEQMKEVSRGLPANVKFDIVYDRGELIRESISSIKHTLIEEMIVVSLVVLIFLFHWRSALSILIQIPITLAASFILLNAFGISSNIMSLTGIALAIGVIVDNGIIMSENAYKHLSERYAQWQAGQKSQST, encoded by the coding sequence GGTGCTGGCTGCCCTGCTGTTCGGCTGGGGGTGGTATGCCGTGAAAACAAACCCGGTAGACGCCATCCCCGACCTTTCCGAAAACCAGGTGATCGTTTTCACCGAATGGATGGGCCGCGGCCCGCAGCTGGTGGAAGACCAGATCACCTACCCTCTCGTGACCAACCTCCAGGGCCTCCCGCAGATCAAATACGTGCGCGGCTCCTCCATGTTCGGCATGAGCTTCATTTACGTCATTTTCGAAGACGATACCGATATCTACTGGGCCCGCGAGCGCGTGCTCGAACGGCTCGGCACCGCCACCCGCACCCTGCCCGAAGGCGTGAGCCCGCAACTGGGACCCGACGGCACCGGCGTGGGCCACATCCTCTGGTATACGCTCGAAGCACCGGGGATGGACCTCGGCGAACAGCGGGCGTTGCAGGACTGGTATATAAAATTCGCGCTGCAAAACGTAAAAGGCGTGAGCGAGATCGCCTCCTTCGGAGGATTCCAGCCGCAGTACCAGGTTACCGCCGACCCGAACAAACTGCTTTATTACGGCCTCACGCCGGCCGATGTTATCGCGGCCGTGCGCGCCAACAACAACGAATCCGGCGGGCGCAAATTCGAAATGAGCGACATCGGGTACATCATCAAAACCACCGGCTATCTCTCCTCCATCGCCGACATTGAGCAGATCGCGGTAAAAACCGTGAACGGCGTGCCTGTGCGCGTGGCGGACGTGGCTACCGTGCAGATGACCGGCGAACCGCGGCTCGGCATCTTCGACCAGAACGGCGAGGGCGAGCGCGTGGGCGGCATCGTGGTGATGCGCTACGGCGAAAACGCCGCGGAAGTGATCGGCCGGGTGAAGGAACAGATGAAGGAAGTGTCGCGCGGATTGCCCGCCAACGTGAAGTTCGACATCGTATACGACCGCGGCGAGCTCATCCGGGAATCCATCAGTTCCATCAAACACACACTCATCGAAGAAATGATCGTGGTGTCGCTCGTAGTGCTGATTTTCCTGTTCCACTGGCGCAGCGCGCTCAGCATCCTCATCCAGATCCCCATCACGCTGGCGGCCAGCTTCATCCTGCTGAACGCTTTCGGGATTTCGTCCAACATCATGTCACTCACGGGCATCGCCCTGGCGATCGGCGTGATCGTGGATAACGGGATCATCATGAGCGAAAACGCGTACAAACATTTATCCGAACGGTATGCACAATGGCAGGCCGGACAAAAATCGCAGTCAACATGA
- a CDS encoding efflux RND transporter permease subunit, producing the protein MKFIKRLFRREPSWISEEERLDIIAKSGKQVSRGVFFATVIIITSFLPVFLLTGQEGKLFHPLAFTKTFIMIVDALLVITLAPALISIFMKGKFRPDSANPVTRVLEKIYEPVIRVVLKWRKTTLAINIAALVIAIPLLKSLGTEFMPPLDEQSILFMPVTLPDISNTEAKRILQVQDRLIKSVPEVDKVLGKAGRASTATDNSPISMIETIIMLKPRSEWREGKNKEAIIRELDSLLQIPGVVNGWTQPIINRINMLSTGIRTDVGIKVYGQRLDTIASVSERVRRALEGTPGVTDLYVEPVTGGKYLGVNIRRNDLARYGLSADDVNRTVETALGGAPIGTTIEGRRRFSISLRLAQDYRNSLDQIRRIPLASPAFGEVPLSAVADVVLEDGPPMITSDNAMLRGAVLFNVRGRDLGSTVEDAMKQLRGQEGLLPQGYFLEWSGQYENLVRGQRTLLWIAPIVLVIIFASLYFAFRSVREAFLSLITVPFALIGGAYMIWIWGANLSVAVAVGFIALFGIAVETGIVMVIYLNDAMQQLVKLKGNSAATITRQDLREYVIHGAAKRLRPKLMTVCVSLFGLIPVLWAGGVGTDVMKPIVLPMIGGVLTSSTHILLVTPLIFLMTKEYELRKYGKLEIHPGGH; encoded by the coding sequence ATGAAATTCATAAAACGGTTATTCCGTCGTGAGCCTTCCTGGATCAGCGAGGAGGAACGGCTGGATATCATCGCCAAATCGGGCAAGCAGGTGTCGCGCGGGGTGTTCTTCGCCACGGTGATCATCATCACCTCCTTCCTGCCCGTGTTCCTGCTCACCGGTCAGGAAGGCAAGCTGTTCCACCCGCTGGCATTCACCAAAACGTTCATCATGATCGTGGACGCGCTGCTGGTGATCACCCTGGCGCCCGCGCTGATTTCCATTTTCATGAAGGGGAAATTCAGGCCCGACAGCGCCAATCCCGTCACGCGCGTCCTCGAGAAAATATACGAGCCCGTTATCCGCGTGGTATTAAAATGGCGAAAAACCACCCTGGCCATCAATATCGCCGCGCTGGTCATCGCCATTCCCTTGCTGAAAAGCCTGGGAACGGAGTTCATGCCGCCGCTCGACGAGCAAAGCATCCTCTTCATGCCCGTTACCCTGCCCGATATCTCCAATACCGAAGCCAAACGCATCCTGCAGGTGCAGGACCGGCTTATCAAATCGGTACCGGAAGTCGACAAGGTGCTGGGCAAAGCGGGAAGGGCGTCGACTGCTACCGACAACTCCCCCATCAGCATGATCGAAACCATCATCATGCTCAAACCGAGATCGGAATGGCGGGAAGGGAAGAACAAAGAAGCCATCATCCGGGAACTGGACAGCCTGCTGCAGATCCCCGGCGTAGTGAACGGATGGACGCAACCGATCATTAACCGCATCAATATGCTGTCGACCGGTATCCGGACCGACGTGGGGATTAAAGTCTACGGTCAGCGCCTCGACACCATCGCCAGCGTATCCGAGCGGGTGCGCCGCGCACTGGAGGGCACGCCGGGGGTCACGGACCTCTATGTGGAGCCGGTGACAGGCGGCAAATACCTTGGCGTGAATATCCGGCGGAATGACCTGGCGCGCTACGGGCTCAGTGCCGACGATGTGAACCGCACCGTAGAAACCGCGCTGGGCGGCGCTCCCATCGGCACTACCATCGAAGGGCGCAGGCGGTTTTCCATCAGTTTGCGGCTGGCGCAGGATTACCGCAACAGCCTCGACCAGATCCGCCGCATCCCGCTGGCATCGCCCGCATTCGGGGAAGTACCGCTTTCCGCGGTGGCGGATGTGGTGCTGGAAGATGGTCCGCCGATGATCACATCCGACAACGCCATGTTACGCGGGGCCGTGCTGTTCAACGTACGTGGCCGCGACCTGGGCAGCACCGTGGAAGACGCCATGAAGCAGCTCCGCGGGCAGGAAGGGTTATTGCCGCAGGGGTATTTCCTCGAATGGAGCGGTCAGTACGAGAACCTGGTGCGCGGGCAGCGGACTTTGCTCTGGATCGCGCCCATCGTGCTGGTAATCATCTTCGCTTCGTTGTATTTCGCATTCAGATCGGTGCGCGAAGCGTTCCTCAGCCTCATCACCGTACCCTTCGCTCTTATCGGCGGCGCTTACATGATCTGGATCTGGGGCGCCAACCTCTCGGTGGCCGTGGCGGTAGGTTTTATCGCGTTGTTCGGGATAGCGGTGGAAACGGGGATCGTGATGGTGATTTACCTGAACGACGCCATGCAGCAGCTTGTAAAGCTCAAAGGCAACAGCGCTGCAACCATCACCCGGCAAGACCTCCGGGAATATGTGATCCACGGCGCGGCCAAACGCCTCAGGCCCAAGCTCATGACCGTGTGCGTGTCGCTCTTCGGGCTGATACCCGTGCTCTGGGCCGGCGGCGTGGGCACCGATGTGATGAAGCCAATTGTATTACCCATGATCGGCGGCGTACTCACCAGCTCCACGCATATTTTGCTGGTTACGCCGCTCATCTTCCTAATGACGAAAGAATATGAATTACGCAAATACGGCAAGCTGGAAATCCATCCTGGCGGCCATTAG
- a CDS encoding TolC family protein — protein sequence MNYANTASWKSILAAISILFLTSAASAQTLPLDSILARIDGNNLLLKSYGQKAEGFRHSADAATAWMAPMAGAGTFMTPWPGQMVMDGRDKGSIMLQLKQDIPNPAKQQAKKRFIASQGNAETAARGVTLNELRAQARKLYYAWVISERKQRLLQQNEKIMHMILEIEKLRYPYNQSQLGNAFRAEAKLEENANMLRMEEGIVIKSRSWLNSLMNQPGMAEFAVDTTWEPHFSPTVHDTATIASARMDIRKMEENIRTMQLGIRSMQAEKKPDFRVRLDHMFPLASGMPKAYSVMGMLSIPIAPWSRGMYRSEIKSMERNIAAMENERSAMLQETQGMLYGMLAEIRQMDRRIASMEKVIIPSLRKALDANFAAYQENRLQLPVVIDAWEALTMSETGLQDEKFKRYEMIVEYEKALYR from the coding sequence ATGAATTACGCAAATACGGCAAGCTGGAAATCCATCCTGGCGGCCATTAGCATCCTATTCCTCACCAGCGCCGCATCCGCGCAAACGCTGCCGCTCGACAGCATCCTGGCCCGGATCGACGGCAACAACCTGCTGCTGAAAAGCTACGGGCAAAAAGCCGAAGGTTTCCGGCACAGCGCAGATGCCGCCACCGCCTGGATGGCGCCCATGGCCGGCGCGGGAACTTTCATGACGCCCTGGCCCGGACAAATGGTGATGGACGGCCGCGACAAAGGCAGCATCATGCTGCAGCTGAAACAGGACATTCCCAATCCCGCGAAGCAACAGGCCAAAAAACGCTTCATCGCTTCGCAGGGGAACGCTGAAACGGCCGCCCGCGGCGTGACGCTCAACGAGCTGCGCGCCCAGGCCCGGAAGCTGTACTACGCCTGGGTAATCTCCGAACGGAAGCAACGATTGCTGCAGCAAAATGAGAAGATCATGCATATGATACTGGAGATCGAAAAGCTGCGGTACCCTTACAATCAATCGCAGCTGGGCAATGCTTTCCGCGCGGAAGCGAAGCTGGAGGAAAATGCCAACATGCTGCGCATGGAAGAAGGAATCGTCATCAAATCGAGGTCCTGGCTGAACAGCCTGATGAACCAGCCCGGCATGGCCGAATTCGCGGTAGACACTACCTGGGAGCCGCACTTCTCACCCACCGTGCACGATACGGCAACGATCGCATCGGCAAGAATGGATATCCGGAAGATGGAAGAAAACATCCGCACGATGCAACTCGGTATCCGGTCGATGCAGGCGGAAAAGAAGCCCGATTTCCGCGTGCGCCTCGACCATATGTTCCCGCTCGCTTCCGGCATGCCGAAAGCGTACAGCGTGATGGGGATGCTCAGCATCCCGATAGCGCCGTGGTCGAGGGGGATGTACCGTTCCGAAATCAAATCCATGGAACGAAACATCGCCGCAATGGAAAACGAGCGCAGCGCCATGTTGCAGGAAACGCAAGGCATGTTGTACGGCATGCTGGCGGAGATAAGGCAGATGGACCGGCGGATTGCATCGATGGAAAAAGTGATCATCCCCTCGCTCCGCAAAGCCCTCGACGCCAACTTCGCGGCTTACCAGGAAAACCGCCTGCAGCTCCCCGTGGTGATCGACGCCTGGGAAGCGCTGACGATGAGCGAAACCGGTTTGCAGGATGAAAAATTTAAACGTTACGAAATGATCGTGGAATATGAAAAAGCGCTTTACCGTTAA